The proteins below are encoded in one region of Pygocentrus nattereri isolate fPygNat1 chromosome 13, fPygNat1.pri, whole genome shotgun sequence:
- the LOC108435025 gene encoding uncharacterized protein LOC108435025 isoform X1 — protein MEHVLLSEERINVTMEGSVQMPALSLKIVAIVLMISGLTKAQTAALSTAVSVYDPCDTYTVLDQPWRATNESGDNVCDRDFEWSGWYRLLYHGMNIHMPEHCSSGCTTAAALWLNGSHPQIQDGIVTRQICGNAGGSCCYSYYSTTSIRVKACPGNFSVYEFIKPVSCNLAYCADSTTLTPTNFSSGVIQETNTTTDSSFDPCYNYTALDDYWRDIHTNYRGHDDTRVEWKGWYRLYLQGQSAQMSEWCGYQITCGGFTPLILRGSHPQVGDGIVTRDVIGSRWLFISCNYYKSNPIQVKACPGNYYVYKLVKPDVSIPVPSYCAVSFSNSTIDPCYNYTALNDTWRNSTDSTTNSHCDMNINWVGWYRLFYQGSSAKMPESCVRPDNCGTNTPLWLNGSHPRLEDGVVVRKSADQISETAVFSKSFPFK, from the exons ATGGAGCACGTTCTTCTGTCTGAGGAGAGAA TCAATGTGACAATGGAGGGTTCAGTTCAAATGCCTGCGCTGTCTCTGAAGATAGTGGCCATCGTATTAATGATAA GTGGACTtacaaaagcacaaacag CTGCACTCAGTACAGCAGTCTCCGTTTATGACCCGTGCGATACCTATACAGTCCTGGATCAGCCCTGGAGAGCTACTAACGAATCAGGAGATAACGTGTGTGATCGAGACTTTGAGTGGAGCGGCTGGTATCGTCTTCTCTATCATGGGATGAACATTCACATGCCAGAACACTGTAGTTCGGGCTGTACCACCGCTGCTGCTCTGTGGCTAAACGGCTCACATCCGCAGATACAGGATGGAATAGTCACCCGTCAGATCTGTGGTAATGCTGGTGGAAGCTGCTGCTATAGTTACTACAGTACAACCTCCATTCGAGTCAAAGCGTGCCCAGGAAACTTTTCTGTCTATGAATTCATCAAGCCTGTCTCATGTAATTTGGCTTACTGTGCAG ATAGCACCACACTAACTCCAACCAACTTCTCAAGTGGAGTCATTCAAGAAACCAATACAA CAACAGACTCCAGCTTTGACCCATGCTATAACTATACTGCCCTGGACGACTACTGGAGAGATATTCACACAAACTACAGAGGACATGATGACACCCGTGTAGAATGGAAGGGCTGGTATCGACTGTATCTTCAAGGACAAAGTGCTCAAATGTCTGAGTGGTGTGGCTATCAGATTACATGTGGTGGTTTTACTCCGCTGATCCTCAGAGGTTCACATCCTCAGGTTGGGGACGGAATTGTGACTCGTGACGTAATTGGATCTCGCTGGCTCTTCATTTCCTGCAATTACTACAAATCTAACCCCATCCAAGTCAAGGCTTGCCCTGGAAATTATTACGTCTATAAACTTGTTAAACCAGACGTATCGATCCCGGTTCCTTcatactgtgcag TTTCTTTTAGCAACTCCACTATAGACCCCTGCTACAACTATACTGCCCTGAATGATACTTGGAGAAACAGCACTGACTCCACCACAAATTCACACTGTGATATGAATATCAACTGGGTCGGCTGGTATAGGCTGTTCTATCAGGGATCAAGTGCCAAAATGCCAGAATCATGTGTCAGGCCAGACAACTGTGGCACTAACACCCCACTGTGGCTCAATGGCTCTCATCCACGCCTAGAAGACGGAGTGGTAGTACGCAAATCTGCGGATCAAATTTCGGAGACTGCtgttttttcaaaatcttttcCATTCAAGTGA
- the LOC108435025 gene encoding uncharacterized protein LOC108435025 isoform X2, with product MEGSVQMPALSLKIVAIVLMISGLTKAQTAALSTAVSVYDPCDTYTVLDQPWRATNESGDNVCDRDFEWSGWYRLLYHGMNIHMPEHCSSGCTTAAALWLNGSHPQIQDGIVTRQICGNAGGSCCYSYYSTTSIRVKACPGNFSVYEFIKPVSCNLAYCADSTTLTPTNFSSGVIQETNTTTDSSFDPCYNYTALDDYWRDIHTNYRGHDDTRVEWKGWYRLYLQGQSAQMSEWCGYQITCGGFTPLILRGSHPQVGDGIVTRDVIGSRWLFISCNYYKSNPIQVKACPGNYYVYKLVKPDVSIPVPSYCAVSFSNSTIDPCYNYTALNDTWRNSTDSTTNSHCDMNINWVGWYRLFYQGSSAKMPESCVRPDNCGTNTPLWLNGSHPRLEDGVVVRKSADQISETAVFSKSFPFK from the exons ATGGAGGGTTCAGTTCAAATGCCTGCGCTGTCTCTGAAGATAGTGGCCATCGTATTAATGATAA GTGGACTtacaaaagcacaaacag CTGCACTCAGTACAGCAGTCTCCGTTTATGACCCGTGCGATACCTATACAGTCCTGGATCAGCCCTGGAGAGCTACTAACGAATCAGGAGATAACGTGTGTGATCGAGACTTTGAGTGGAGCGGCTGGTATCGTCTTCTCTATCATGGGATGAACATTCACATGCCAGAACACTGTAGTTCGGGCTGTACCACCGCTGCTGCTCTGTGGCTAAACGGCTCACATCCGCAGATACAGGATGGAATAGTCACCCGTCAGATCTGTGGTAATGCTGGTGGAAGCTGCTGCTATAGTTACTACAGTACAACCTCCATTCGAGTCAAAGCGTGCCCAGGAAACTTTTCTGTCTATGAATTCATCAAGCCTGTCTCATGTAATTTGGCTTACTGTGCAG ATAGCACCACACTAACTCCAACCAACTTCTCAAGTGGAGTCATTCAAGAAACCAATACAA CAACAGACTCCAGCTTTGACCCATGCTATAACTATACTGCCCTGGACGACTACTGGAGAGATATTCACACAAACTACAGAGGACATGATGACACCCGTGTAGAATGGAAGGGCTGGTATCGACTGTATCTTCAAGGACAAAGTGCTCAAATGTCTGAGTGGTGTGGCTATCAGATTACATGTGGTGGTTTTACTCCGCTGATCCTCAGAGGTTCACATCCTCAGGTTGGGGACGGAATTGTGACTCGTGACGTAATTGGATCTCGCTGGCTCTTCATTTCCTGCAATTACTACAAATCTAACCCCATCCAAGTCAAGGCTTGCCCTGGAAATTATTACGTCTATAAACTTGTTAAACCAGACGTATCGATCCCGGTTCCTTcatactgtgcag TTTCTTTTAGCAACTCCACTATAGACCCCTGCTACAACTATACTGCCCTGAATGATACTTGGAGAAACAGCACTGACTCCACCACAAATTCACACTGTGATATGAATATCAACTGGGTCGGCTGGTATAGGCTGTTCTATCAGGGATCAAGTGCCAAAATGCCAGAATCATGTGTCAGGCCAGACAACTGTGGCACTAACACCCCACTGTGGCTCAATGGCTCTCATCCACGCCTAGAAGACGGAGTGGTAGTACGCAAATCTGCGGATCAAATTTCGGAGACTGCtgttttttcaaaatcttttcCATTCAAGTGA